GAAATAAGCAGCAAAACTTGTTCTTGCAAGCCTACTATTGTATTCAACACAAATTGCGAGGGAGGGAAATTATTCTGAAGGGCCTTCGCATGAATTTCACAAAACCTCCTATCTTGCTGGTTCTTTAGTTCCTACCATTCACTGGAGAACGGTCGGAATTAAAATGGAACCAAGTTCGAGAGGGCCTTtcaggtgcaacaccaattttACTAGAATTCTCTTATAGCAATCCAATCAAATCATGCTGTTTTACATAAAAAACCACAATTTCATGCCCAATAACAGCTACAACACGCCACAGAAAGCAAAAGTGCACAAGTCTGGTACCAAATAGCAATGCATAATAGGACAAATTAAAAGGAACAGGCAATCACTAAGAAGCAATCCCCAATGCTTAAAAGTCTTCTGGTTCCTCATCCTCGTCTCCACCCTCTGCTCCAACTTCCTCATAGTCCTTCTCAAGAGCAGCCAAATCCTCCCGAGCCTCAGAGAACTCCCCTTCTTCCATGCCTTCGCCAACGTACCAATGGACAAACGCTCGCTTGGAGTACATCAGATCGAACTTGTGATCAATCCTTGAGAACACCTCAGCCACAGCAGTGTTATTGCTGATCATGCATACAGCACGTTGCACCTTAGCTAAATCACCTCCAGGAACCACAGTTGGTGCCTGATAGTTAATTCCACACTTGAAACCAGTAGGGCACCTTCAGACAAATCTCAAGGTGGACAATTTCAGATCGTGGAATTCAGTGTACTAATAAAGGAGAAAGAACAAGGGAACTCACCAGTCGACAAATTGGACAGTTCTCTTCGTCTTGATGGTTGCAACAGCAGCATTCACATCCTTGGGCACAACGTCACCACGGTACATCAAACAACAAGCCATGTATTTGCCATGCCTGGGGTCACATTTTGCCATCATGTTTGATGGCTCAAACACTGCATTTGTAATTTCAGGGACAGAGAGTTGCTCATGGTATGCTTTTTCAGCAGAGATGACGGGTGCATAGGAGGAGAGCATAAAGTGGATTCTAGGATAGGGCACTAGATTGGTCTGGAACTCAGTAACATCCACGTTAATAGCTCCGTCAAATCTCAGAGAGGTAGTTAAAGAGGATATGACCTGAGAAATCAACCGGTTCAAGTTGGTGTAAGTTGGCCTCTCAATATCTAGAGATCTCCTGCAGATATCATAAATCGCTTCATTGTCTAGCAGAACTGCGACATCAGTGTGTTCAAGCAAGGAATGAGTAGAAAGCACACTGTTATATGGCTCCACAACTGCAGTTGAAACCTACAACCATGAATATCACAGTCAAGTCCAATTTATTTTACAAACAAAAGATATATACAGGCACATAACTTCTCTAGTAAATGCACCGTgcatcaaacaaaaaaaaaaatctgttcaAGTGCCTGGTATCTTATTGCACATGGCCAGATGCCAAGCTACCAAATTGTTTTAGTTGATACAAATACAATTATGTGATTCTAACTGATCTTATAAGATCTGAACTAGATGTAAATTCTGCCAAACAAGTACACCGTATTTTTTTATAGAATTAAGAGAGGttacattttatatttttctacATGTATCTACCCAATTATGTCATTCttgacttcaaaaaaaaaaaaaagttctcaGCAAAACTTGCTTTTTCTCTAGACTAGTCTCTAACTGCTAATGCAATTTTAGCTACATCTTAAATTTTTTGGCTGAGCATTTTCTACTAAATAATCTTTCACCATATAATCTTCTGTGAACAAACAAGTGGTCTGCTATCAGTGTGGTTCCTCAATCTAAATATCCTAGTGATGCATAATTGTTTGATAGCATATTGTGGCGCAATAGCAAACATTTTCCCAATATACCCAAATTTTGATACTTCCATTAGTAAGTAGTATGCTGACTACAGAAATATTAGCCAAAGATGATATTGAGCACACAAGCACACAATGAGAAAGTTGACTTGAATTGAGAGTAGACTAAAAGGTAGCCCAGCCAATACGGGTCCCAGAGTAGACTAGCAACAATAAATTCATGTGTACCTGAGGAGAAGGATAAATGGTGAAACCAAGCTTTGACTTCTTCCCATAATCCACTGACAAGCGTTCAAGCAGCAAAGAACCTAAACCAGATCCAGTTCCACCACCAACAGCATTGAAAACCAAAAATCCTTGCAAACCAGTGCAATTGTCTGCTAATTTCCGAACTCGATCAAGGCAGAGATCAACAATTTCCTTGCCAACTGTTGTTTACAAATGCACATCAAGATCAAAGACCAAATCTAGTATCAAAAGAACAGCTTCAactataagaaaagattttagagTCTTTACCTGTGTAGTGGCCCCGAGCAAAGTTATTTGCAGCATCCTCCTTCCCAGAGATGAGTTGCTCTGGGTGGAAGAGCTGACGATAGGCTCCCGTCCTCACTTCATCAATCACTGTGGGCTCCAGATCTACAAATATGGCCCTTGGAACATGCTTACCAGCACTGGTTTCACTGAAGAAGGTATTAAAAGCATCTGTTGCAACTCCTATTGAAGTATCGCTGcggaaacaaaagaacacttcaGTAAAAACCAATCAGATCATAGATC
This genomic stretch from Zingiber officinale cultivar Zhangliang chromosome 7A, Zo_v1.1, whole genome shotgun sequence harbors:
- the LOC122001256 gene encoding tubulin alpha-5 chain-like, which encodes MREIISVHIGQAGIQVGNACWELYCLEHGIQPDGMMPSDTSIGVATDAFNTFFSETSAGKHVPRAIFVDLEPTVIDEVRTGAYRQLFHPEQLISGKEDAANNFARGHYTVGKEIVDLCLDRVRKLADNCTGLQGFLVFNAVGGGTGSGLGSLLLERLSVDYGKKSKLGFTIYPSPQVSTAVVEPYNSVLSTHSLLEHTDVAVLLDNEAIYDICRRSLDIERPTYTNLNRLISQVISSLTTSLRFDGAINVDVTEFQTNLVPYPRIHFMLSSYAPVISAEKAYHEQLSVPEITNAVFEPSNMMAKCDPRHGKYMACCLMYRGDVVPKDVNAAVATIKTKRTVQFVDWCPTGFKCGINYQAPTVVPGGDLAKVQRAVCMISNNTAVAEVFSRIDHKFDLMYSKRAFVHWYVGEGMEEGEFSEAREDLAALEKDYEEVGAEGGDEDEEPEDF